Proteins co-encoded in one Neoarius graeffei isolate fNeoGra1 chromosome 11, fNeoGra1.pri, whole genome shotgun sequence genomic window:
- the hhipl1 gene encoding HHIP-like protein 1 isoform X2 — MHVDLFLSLSLCVCVCVCVCEVQAVIRGNTMCRVVLLYLLGLLCWAPVCSHPQCLDFKPPFEPLQELQFCTMYKHFGCCDFSRDQELMKKFYHIMDNFDYYGYTNCAGYVQDLLCQECSPYAAHLFDTEDPSTPMRSIPGLCSDYCSIFYSKCRATIPLLSDDPRLSELQHDPIRLCQYLELEDTDYCFPHVLSNEALNKNLGRVTEDTDGCLQLCLEEVANGLKNPLAMVHANDGTHRFFIAEQVGLVWVYLPDKSKLEKPFLNITKTVLTSPWEGDERGFLGLAFHPRFKYNGKLYVYYSIEVGFDERIRISEFRISAADMNVVDHTSERVILEIDEPASNHNGGQVLFADDGYLYIFTGDGGMAGDPFGKFGNAQNKSALLGKVLRIDVDHNQKGPLYRIPPDNPFVHEHDARPEVFAYGVRNMWRCSVDRGDPLTKEGKGRIFCGDVGQNKYEEVDLVEKGRNYGWRAKEGFSCYDKKLCANSSLDDVLPIYAYPHKMGKSVTGGYVYRGCEYPNLNGMYIFGDFMSELYFLATEVPSATSPTGVVYKIVDPSRRAPPGKCQYTRRPVQVKSKRVTFKPKETLIGAEIPAKLSPLSETDEFEAKPTETPHEMTKDWIQELLDILRMEEEGFMGQTTPFPTTTTTTTTTRRPSRKCRRKKCKKFENGAVRLMGDEQGRKDRGRVEIYASGDWGTICDDLWNTQNAAVVCRQLGFRYALKATRHAEFGEGTHLKILLDDVQCEGTEATLLNCQHAGIGIHNCGHHEDAGVICSN; from the exons atgcatgtggatctctttctctctctctctctgtgtgtgtgtgtgtgtgtgtgtgtgtgtgaagttcaggctGTGATCAGAGGAAACACAATGTGCCGTGTGGTGTTGCTGTATTTGTTGGGGTTACTGTGTTGGGCACCTGTGTGCTCTCACCCCCAGTGTTTGGACTTCAAGCCGCCGTTTGAGCCGCTGCAGGAGCTGCAGTTCTGCACCATGTACAAACACTTTGGCTGCTGTGACTTCAGTAGAGACCAGGAGCTCATGAAGAAGTTCTACCACATCATGGACAACTTCGACTACTACGGATATACGAACTGTGCCGGGTATGTGCAAGACCTCTTGTGTCAG GAATGTTCACCATATGCTGCTCATCTTTTTGATACTGAAGATCCCAGTACACCCATGAGATCCATTCCAGGACTCTGTTCAGACTACTGCTCCATCTTCTACTCGAAATGTAGAGCTACCATCCCTTTGCTATCAGATGACCCACGTCTGTCAGAACTACAACACGACCCTATCAGACTCTGTCAGTATCTGGAGCTGGAGGATACAGACTACTGCTTCCCTCACGTCCTGAGCAATGAAGCCTTAAACAAAAACCTGGGACGCGTCACTGAGGATACAGATGGCTGCCTCCagctgtgcttggaggaagtagcTAACGGACTTAAGAACCCTTTAGCTATGGTGCACGCCAATGACGGTACCCACAGGTTCTTTATCGCTGAGCAAGTCGGCCTGGTTTGGGTGTATCTTCCAGATAAGTCAAAGTTGGAAAAGCCGTTTCTGAATATCACTAAGACTGTGTTGACGTCTCCGTGGGAAGGCGATGAACGGGGATTCCTGGGTCTCGCTTTCCATCCCAGGTTTAAGTACAATGGAAAACTGTATGTTTACTACTCCATAGAGGTGGGCTTTGACGAGAGGATCCGAATCAGCGAGTTTCGTATCTCTGCTGCAGATATGAATGTTGTTGATCATACTTCTGAAAG agttataTTAGAGATTGATGAACCTGCTTCGAATCACAATGGAGGCCAGGTGCTCTTTGCTGATGATGGCTACTTGTACATCTTCACTGGTGATGGTGGCATGGCTGGAGACCCTTTTGGAAAATTTGGGAATGCTCAGAACAA GTCTGCTCTGCTGGGTAAGGTCCTCCGCATTGACGTGGACCATAACCAGAAAGGGCCGCTGTACAGAATCCCTCCCGACAACCCATTTGTGCATGAGCATGACGCTCGTCCAGAGGTGTTCGCCTATGGTGTGAGGAACATGTGGAGGTGCTCTGTGGACAGAGGCGACCCTCTTACCAAGGAAGGCAAAGGACGCATCTTCTGCGGGGACGTTGGCCAGAATAAATATGAGGAGGTAGATCTGGTGGAGAAAGGCAGGAACTATGGGTGGAGAGCAAAAGAAGGCTTCTCTTGTTATGATAAGAAACTATGTGCCAACAGCTCTTTAG atgATGTTCTTCCGATTTATGCATATCCTCATAAGATGGGGAAATCAGTAACAGGAGGATATGTCTACCGAGGCTGTGAATACCCCAATCTAAATGGAATGTACATATTTGGAGACTTTATGA GTGAACTCTACTTCCTGGCTACTGAAGTTCCAAGTGCAACGTCACCCACTGGGGTTGTGTATAAAATCGTCGATCCGTCACG ACGTGCTCCACCTGGAAAATGTCAATACACCCGCCGTCCAGTGCAAGTCAAGAGCAAGCGTGTAACATTCAAGCCAAAGGAAA CATTAATTGGTGCCGAAATCCCAGCAAAACTATCACCACTCTCAGAAACGGATGAGTTTGAAGCCAAACCAACAGAAACTCCACATGAAATGACGAAAGATTGGATTCAGGAGTTGTTGGACATCCTAAGAATGGAGGAGGAAGGCTTCATGGGTCAGACCACACCATTTCCGACTACTACAACCACCACCACTACCACTCGTAGACCTTCCCGTAAGTGCAGACGGAAAAAATGTAAGAAGTTTGAAAATGGTGCTGTGAGACTGATGGGGGATGAACAAGGCCGGAAAGACCGCGGCAGAGTGGAAATCTATGCCAGCGGGGATTGGGGGACCATCTGCGATGATCTCTGGAACACCCAAAACGCTGCAGTGGTGTGTCGACAGCTAGGGTTCAGGTACGCTCTCAAAGCCACCAGACACGCCGAGTTTGGGGAAGGAACGCATCTGAAGATACTTCTGGATGATGTTCAGTGTGAGGGAACAGAGGCAACCCTTCTGAATTGCCAGCATGCAGGCATAGGCATACACAACTGCGGTCATCACGAGGACGCTGGCGTCATTTGCAGCAATTGA
- the hhipl1 gene encoding HHIP-like protein 1 isoform X1 has protein sequence MHVDLFLSLSLCVCVCVCVCEVQAVIRGNTMCRVVLLYLLGLLCWAPVCSHPQCLDFKPPFEPLQELQFCTMYKHFGCCDFSRDQELMKKFYHIMDNFDYYGYTNCAGYVQDLLCQECSPYAAHLFDTEDPSTPMRSIPGLCSDYCSIFYSKCRATIPLLSDDPRLSELQHDPIRLCQYLELEDTDYCFPHVLSNEALNKNLGRVTEDTDGCLQLCLEEVANGLKNPLAMVHANDGTHRFFIAEQVGLVWVYLPDKSKLEKPFLNITKTVLTSPWEGDERGFLGLAFHPRFKYNGKLYVYYSIEVGFDERIRISEFRISAADMNVVDHTSERVILEIDEPASNHNGGQVLFADDGYLYIFTGDGGMAGDPFGKFGNAQNKSALLGKVLRIDVDHNQKGPLYRIPPDNPFVHEHDARPEVFAYGVRNMWRCSVDRGDPLTKEGKGRIFCGDVGQNKYEEVDLVEKGRNYGWRAKEGFSCYDKKLCANSSLDDVLPIYAYPHKMGKSVTGGYVYRGCEYPNLNGMYIFGDFMSGRLMSLKENRNTRRWDYSEICMGLGQTCAFPGLINNYYQYVISFGEDEAGELYFLATEVPSATSPTGVVYKIVDPSRRAPPGKCQYTRRPVQVKSKRVTFKPKETLIGAEIPAKLSPLSETDEFEAKPTETPHEMTKDWIQELLDILRMEEEGFMGQTTPFPTTTTTTTTTRRPSRKCRRKKCKKFENGAVRLMGDEQGRKDRGRVEIYASGDWGTICDDLWNTQNAAVVCRQLGFRYALKATRHAEFGEGTHLKILLDDVQCEGTEATLLNCQHAGIGIHNCGHHEDAGVICSN, from the exons atgcatgtggatctctttctctctctctctctgtgtgtgtgtgtgtgtgtgtgtgtgtgtgaagttcaggctGTGATCAGAGGAAACACAATGTGCCGTGTGGTGTTGCTGTATTTGTTGGGGTTACTGTGTTGGGCACCTGTGTGCTCTCACCCCCAGTGTTTGGACTTCAAGCCGCCGTTTGAGCCGCTGCAGGAGCTGCAGTTCTGCACCATGTACAAACACTTTGGCTGCTGTGACTTCAGTAGAGACCAGGAGCTCATGAAGAAGTTCTACCACATCATGGACAACTTCGACTACTACGGATATACGAACTGTGCCGGGTATGTGCAAGACCTCTTGTGTCAG GAATGTTCACCATATGCTGCTCATCTTTTTGATACTGAAGATCCCAGTACACCCATGAGATCCATTCCAGGACTCTGTTCAGACTACTGCTCCATCTTCTACTCGAAATGTAGAGCTACCATCCCTTTGCTATCAGATGACCCACGTCTGTCAGAACTACAACACGACCCTATCAGACTCTGTCAGTATCTGGAGCTGGAGGATACAGACTACTGCTTCCCTCACGTCCTGAGCAATGAAGCCTTAAACAAAAACCTGGGACGCGTCACTGAGGATACAGATGGCTGCCTCCagctgtgcttggaggaagtagcTAACGGACTTAAGAACCCTTTAGCTATGGTGCACGCCAATGACGGTACCCACAGGTTCTTTATCGCTGAGCAAGTCGGCCTGGTTTGGGTGTATCTTCCAGATAAGTCAAAGTTGGAAAAGCCGTTTCTGAATATCACTAAGACTGTGTTGACGTCTCCGTGGGAAGGCGATGAACGGGGATTCCTGGGTCTCGCTTTCCATCCCAGGTTTAAGTACAATGGAAAACTGTATGTTTACTACTCCATAGAGGTGGGCTTTGACGAGAGGATCCGAATCAGCGAGTTTCGTATCTCTGCTGCAGATATGAATGTTGTTGATCATACTTCTGAAAG agttataTTAGAGATTGATGAACCTGCTTCGAATCACAATGGAGGCCAGGTGCTCTTTGCTGATGATGGCTACTTGTACATCTTCACTGGTGATGGTGGCATGGCTGGAGACCCTTTTGGAAAATTTGGGAATGCTCAGAACAA GTCTGCTCTGCTGGGTAAGGTCCTCCGCATTGACGTGGACCATAACCAGAAAGGGCCGCTGTACAGAATCCCTCCCGACAACCCATTTGTGCATGAGCATGACGCTCGTCCAGAGGTGTTCGCCTATGGTGTGAGGAACATGTGGAGGTGCTCTGTGGACAGAGGCGACCCTCTTACCAAGGAAGGCAAAGGACGCATCTTCTGCGGGGACGTTGGCCAGAATAAATATGAGGAGGTAGATCTGGTGGAGAAAGGCAGGAACTATGGGTGGAGAGCAAAAGAAGGCTTCTCTTGTTATGATAAGAAACTATGTGCCAACAGCTCTTTAG atgATGTTCTTCCGATTTATGCATATCCTCATAAGATGGGGAAATCAGTAACAGGAGGATATGTCTACCGAGGCTGTGAATACCCCAATCTAAATGGAATGTACATATTTGGAGACTTTATGAGTGG ACGCTTGATGAGTCTAAAGGAGAACCGTAACACACGCCGTTGGGACTACAGTGAGATCTGCATGGGTTTGGGCCAGACCTGTGCTTTTCCAGGCCTCATTAACAATTACTATCAGTATGTCATTTCTTTTGGTGAGGATGAAGCAG GTGAACTCTACTTCCTGGCTACTGAAGTTCCAAGTGCAACGTCACCCACTGGGGTTGTGTATAAAATCGTCGATCCGTCACG ACGTGCTCCACCTGGAAAATGTCAATACACCCGCCGTCCAGTGCAAGTCAAGAGCAAGCGTGTAACATTCAAGCCAAAGGAAA CATTAATTGGTGCCGAAATCCCAGCAAAACTATCACCACTCTCAGAAACGGATGAGTTTGAAGCCAAACCAACAGAAACTCCACATGAAATGACGAAAGATTGGATTCAGGAGTTGTTGGACATCCTAAGAATGGAGGAGGAAGGCTTCATGGGTCAGACCACACCATTTCCGACTACTACAACCACCACCACTACCACTCGTAGACCTTCCCGTAAGTGCAGACGGAAAAAATGTAAGAAGTTTGAAAATGGTGCTGTGAGACTGATGGGGGATGAACAAGGCCGGAAAGACCGCGGCAGAGTGGAAATCTATGCCAGCGGGGATTGGGGGACCATCTGCGATGATCTCTGGAACACCCAAAACGCTGCAGTGGTGTGTCGACAGCTAGGGTTCAGGTACGCTCTCAAAGCCACCAGACACGCCGAGTTTGGGGAAGGAACGCATCTGAAGATACTTCTGGATGATGTTCAGTGTGAGGGAACAGAGGCAACCCTTCTGAATTGCCAGCATGCAGGCATAGGCATACACAACTGCGGTCATCACGAGGACGCTGGCGTCATTTGCAGCAATTGA
- the hhipl1 gene encoding HHIP-like protein 1 isoform X3, with product MRSIPGLCSDYCSIFYSKCRATIPLLSDDPRLSELQHDPIRLCQYLELEDTDYCFPHVLSNEALNKNLGRVTEDTDGCLQLCLEEVANGLKNPLAMVHANDGTHRFFIAEQVGLVWVYLPDKSKLEKPFLNITKTVLTSPWEGDERGFLGLAFHPRFKYNGKLYVYYSIEVGFDERIRISEFRISAADMNVVDHTSERVILEIDEPASNHNGGQVLFADDGYLYIFTGDGGMAGDPFGKFGNAQNKSALLGKVLRIDVDHNQKGPLYRIPPDNPFVHEHDARPEVFAYGVRNMWRCSVDRGDPLTKEGKGRIFCGDVGQNKYEEVDLVEKGRNYGWRAKEGFSCYDKKLCANSSLDDVLPIYAYPHKMGKSVTGGYVYRGCEYPNLNGMYIFGDFMSGRLMSLKENRNTRRWDYSEICMGLGQTCAFPGLINNYYQYVISFGEDEAGELYFLATEVPSATSPTGVVYKIVDPSRRAPPGKCQYTRRPVQVKSKRVTFKPKETLIGAEIPAKLSPLSETDEFEAKPTETPHEMTKDWIQELLDILRMEEEGFMGQTTPFPTTTTTTTTTRRPSRKCRRKKCKKFENGAVRLMGDEQGRKDRGRVEIYASGDWGTICDDLWNTQNAAVVCRQLGFRYALKATRHAEFGEGTHLKILLDDVQCEGTEATLLNCQHAGIGIHNCGHHEDAGVICSN from the exons ATGAGATCCATTCCAGGACTCTGTTCAGACTACTGCTCCATCTTCTACTCGAAATGTAGAGCTACCATCCCTTTGCTATCAGATGACCCACGTCTGTCAGAACTACAACACGACCCTATCAGACTCTGTCAGTATCTGGAGCTGGAGGATACAGACTACTGCTTCCCTCACGTCCTGAGCAATGAAGCCTTAAACAAAAACCTGGGACGCGTCACTGAGGATACAGATGGCTGCCTCCagctgtgcttggaggaagtagcTAACGGACTTAAGAACCCTTTAGCTATGGTGCACGCCAATGACGGTACCCACAGGTTCTTTATCGCTGAGCAAGTCGGCCTGGTTTGGGTGTATCTTCCAGATAAGTCAAAGTTGGAAAAGCCGTTTCTGAATATCACTAAGACTGTGTTGACGTCTCCGTGGGAAGGCGATGAACGGGGATTCCTGGGTCTCGCTTTCCATCCCAGGTTTAAGTACAATGGAAAACTGTATGTTTACTACTCCATAGAGGTGGGCTTTGACGAGAGGATCCGAATCAGCGAGTTTCGTATCTCTGCTGCAGATATGAATGTTGTTGATCATACTTCTGAAAG agttataTTAGAGATTGATGAACCTGCTTCGAATCACAATGGAGGCCAGGTGCTCTTTGCTGATGATGGCTACTTGTACATCTTCACTGGTGATGGTGGCATGGCTGGAGACCCTTTTGGAAAATTTGGGAATGCTCAGAACAA GTCTGCTCTGCTGGGTAAGGTCCTCCGCATTGACGTGGACCATAACCAGAAAGGGCCGCTGTACAGAATCCCTCCCGACAACCCATTTGTGCATGAGCATGACGCTCGTCCAGAGGTGTTCGCCTATGGTGTGAGGAACATGTGGAGGTGCTCTGTGGACAGAGGCGACCCTCTTACCAAGGAAGGCAAAGGACGCATCTTCTGCGGGGACGTTGGCCAGAATAAATATGAGGAGGTAGATCTGGTGGAGAAAGGCAGGAACTATGGGTGGAGAGCAAAAGAAGGCTTCTCTTGTTATGATAAGAAACTATGTGCCAACAGCTCTTTAG atgATGTTCTTCCGATTTATGCATATCCTCATAAGATGGGGAAATCAGTAACAGGAGGATATGTCTACCGAGGCTGTGAATACCCCAATCTAAATGGAATGTACATATTTGGAGACTTTATGAGTGG ACGCTTGATGAGTCTAAAGGAGAACCGTAACACACGCCGTTGGGACTACAGTGAGATCTGCATGGGTTTGGGCCAGACCTGTGCTTTTCCAGGCCTCATTAACAATTACTATCAGTATGTCATTTCTTTTGGTGAGGATGAAGCAG GTGAACTCTACTTCCTGGCTACTGAAGTTCCAAGTGCAACGTCACCCACTGGGGTTGTGTATAAAATCGTCGATCCGTCACG ACGTGCTCCACCTGGAAAATGTCAATACACCCGCCGTCCAGTGCAAGTCAAGAGCAAGCGTGTAACATTCAAGCCAAAGGAAA CATTAATTGGTGCCGAAATCCCAGCAAAACTATCACCACTCTCAGAAACGGATGAGTTTGAAGCCAAACCAACAGAAACTCCACATGAAATGACGAAAGATTGGATTCAGGAGTTGTTGGACATCCTAAGAATGGAGGAGGAAGGCTTCATGGGTCAGACCACACCATTTCCGACTACTACAACCACCACCACTACCACTCGTAGACCTTCCCGTAAGTGCAGACGGAAAAAATGTAAGAAGTTTGAAAATGGTGCTGTGAGACTGATGGGGGATGAACAAGGCCGGAAAGACCGCGGCAGAGTGGAAATCTATGCCAGCGGGGATTGGGGGACCATCTGCGATGATCTCTGGAACACCCAAAACGCTGCAGTGGTGTGTCGACAGCTAGGGTTCAGGTACGCTCTCAAAGCCACCAGACACGCCGAGTTTGGGGAAGGAACGCATCTGAAGATACTTCTGGATGATGTTCAGTGTGAGGGAACAGAGGCAACCCTTCTGAATTGCCAGCATGCAGGCATAGGCATACACAACTGCGGTCATCACGAGGACGCTGGCGTCATTTGCAGCAATTGA